In the candidate division WOR-3 bacterium genome, one interval contains:
- a CDS encoding acetyl-CoA hydrolase/transferase C-terminal domain-containing protein produces MNWFDEYKKKKCSLEEAVSVVKSNDRIYISGNAATPMTLTQALAMRKDELKNVEVTHVLLFGDDPLSKPGMEGHFRHNSLFVGPGDRAAVNEGRADYIPVFLYEIPDLFYSGLLPLDVAFLHLSPPDEHGFMSFGVECLSSKAAAETAKIVVAQVNEKMPRTLGDSFIHISRVHKIVEVNMDLPELEPAPFTEVEKKIGQNIADLVEDGSTLQLGIGGIPNAALKAMFNKRDLGVHTEMVSDSIMEAIEAGVITGSKKTLHPYKVVATFYLGSRRLYEFIDNNPIFETHPTNYTNHPVVVARNDKMVAINSAIEVDITGQVCSDSIGTKIYSGFGGQVDFIRGAAQSKGGKPIIALPSTAKNDTVSKIVPTLQVGAGVVTTRADVHYVVTEYGVAYLHGKNLRQRAEALINIAHPKFRPWLEEEAKKRKLL; encoded by the coding sequence ATGAATTGGTTTGATGAATATAAAAAGAAAAAGTGTTCGCTTGAAGAAGCAGTTTCTGTAGTAAAAAGTAATGACCGAATTTATATTAGTGGAAATGCCGCAACACCTATGACTTTAACTCAAGCATTGGCAATGCGTAAAGACGAATTGAAAAATGTGGAAGTTACCCATGTTCTTTTATTCGGCGACGATCCGCTTTCAAAGCCCGGGATGGAAGGACATTTTAGACACAATTCACTATTTGTTGGACCTGGTGATCGTGCGGCAGTAAACGAAGGTAGGGCAGATTATATTCCCGTATTTTTATATGAAATCCCGGATTTATTTTATTCCGGTCTTCTACCCCTTGATGTTGCATTTCTACATTTGTCACCACCTGACGAACATGGATTTATGAGTTTCGGTGTTGAATGTCTATCGTCAAAAGCGGCGGCTGAAACCGCAAAGATAGTAGTCGCACAGGTCAATGAGAAAATGCCCCGGACTTTAGGAGATTCATTTATTCACATATCTCGTGTCCATAAAATCGTTGAGGTCAATATGGATTTGCCAGAACTTGAACCTGCCCCATTTACTGAGGTTGAAAAGAAAATCGGACAGAATATTGCAGATTTAGTAGAAGATGGTTCAACATTGCAATTAGGTATCGGTGGTATCCCCAATGCAGCATTAAAGGCAATGTTTAACAAGCGGGATCTGGGAGTTCATACAGAAATGGTATCGGATAGCATTATGGAGGCGATTGAAGCTGGAGTGATAACTGGTTCTAAAAAGACACTCCATCCCTACAAGGTGGTTGCTACATTCTATCTTGGTTCACGCCGATTATACGAATTTATCGATAATAATCCGATTTTTGAAACACACCCAACGAATTATACAAATCATCCAGTGGTTGTAGCACGGAATGATAAAATGGTTGCAATAAACTCAGCGATAGAAGTTGATATTACTGGCCAGGTATGTTCAGATTCCATTGGAACGAAAATATATTCTGGATTCGGTGGACAGGTAGATTTCATTCGTGGTGCCGCACAATCAAAGGGCGGAAAGCCGATTATTGCACTGCCGTCCACTGCCAAAAATGACACTGTTTCCAAAATTGTTCCAACCCTTCAAGTCGGAGCAGGTGTTGTCACTACTCGCGCTGATGTTCATTATGTAGTAACTGAGTATGGGGTAGCATACCTACACGGTAAGAATTTGCGTCAGCGTGCCGAGGCATTAATAAATATCGCCCATCCCAAATTCCGTCCCTGGCTTGAAGAAGAAGCGAAGAAAAGAAAGTTACTTTAA
- a CDS encoding nucleotidyl transferase AbiEii/AbiGii toxin family protein codes for MKFRKVLSSLTKNFKKYKVRYALIGGFSLFIFGIPRTTVDLDFLINKEDLEKLDKIMDKLGYKLIFRTENVSQYAGKTKELGGIDFIHGFRKYALEMLSRARKWKIKDIEIEVLQPEDIIGLKVQAIANKPERKNRELADIESILEKFSKDIDWELLNEYFHLFGFDKDFNELRKRYG; via the coding sequence ATGAAATTTAGAAAAGTTTTATCATCGCTCACAAAAAATTTTAAGAAATATAAGGTGCGTTATGCGCTTATTGGTGGGTTTTCGCTCTTTATATTTGGAATTCCCAGAACAACAGTTGACCTTGATTTTCTTATTAATAAAGAAGATTTAGAAAAACTTGATAAAATAATGGATAAACTTGGATATAAACTGATTTTTAGAACCGAGAATGTATCTCAATATGCAGGTAAAACTAAAGAACTGGGTGGAATTGATTTTATACATGGATTCAGGAAGTACGCATTGGAAATGCTGTCAAGGGCAAGAAAATGGAAAATAAAAGATATAGAAATTGAGGTTCTACAACCTGAAGATATAATAGGATTGAAAGTGCAGGCAATTGCCAATAAACCCGAGCGCAAAAACAGGGAACTTGCAGATATTGAGAGTATACTTGAAAAGTTTTCTAAGGATATTGATTGGGAACTTCTAAATGAATATTTTCATCTGTTTGGTTTTGACAAAGATTTCAATGAATTGAGAAAGAGATATGGGTAG
- the mce gene encoding methylmalonyl-CoA epimerase: MKISHIAIAVKNITESLKIWQDIFGLKLIKVIDVPDQKVKVAMLEVDDMHIELLEPLNPDSTVAKFIEKKGEGLHHIAFAVDNIEATMEQVKKSGIKLIDEKPRKGAMDSKIAFIHPQSTGGVLIELCEE, from the coding sequence ATGAAGATTTCCCATATTGCCATCGCTGTCAAAAATATCACTGAAAGCCTGAAGATTTGGCAGGATATTTTTGGTTTGAAACTGATTAAGGTAATCGATGTTCCCGACCAGAAGGTGAAGGTTGCGATGTTGGAAGTTGATGATATGCATATTGAATTACTTGAACCACTTAATCCTGATAGCACTGTTGCAAAATTCATTGAGAAAAAAGGCGAGGGGTTACATCATATTGCCTTTGCAGTTGATAATATTGAGGCAACAATGGAACAAGTTAAAAAATCAGGGATCAAGCTGATTGATGAAAAACCACGCAAGGGTGCAATGGATTCAAAGATTGCTTTTATCCACCCTCAAAGCACGGGCGGTGTGTTGATAGAATTGTGCGAGGAGTAG
- a CDS encoding methylmalonyl-CoA mutase family protein, translated as MLYKTNDIKDFDYEQDLGNPGEYPFTRGIYPTMYAGRLWTMRQYAGFGTAEESNKRYHFLLKQGQTGLSVAFDLPTQMGYDSTDPMAEGEVGKTGVAIDTLADMEILFKGIPLGKVSTSMTINATAPIILCMYIAVAEKQNVSPAVLEGTVQNDILKEYIARGTYIFPPEPSMKLTIDLIEYCSKNLPKWNTISISGYHIREAGSTAVQEIAFTFSNGIAYVNAAIKRGLEIDSFAPRLSFFFNCHNNFLEEVAKFRAARRLWARIMKERFGAKNPKSWMLRFHTQTGGSTLTAQEPLNNAIRVAYQALAAVFGGTQSLHTNSYDEALGLPTEESVKLALRTQQVIGYETAIPEIIDPWGGSYAIEAMTNKIEKEAMEYIENIEKMGSAIKAIEQGYFQREIHKSAYEYQKKIEKGEINILGVNKFKSEEKPKTKILKVKPAVMQKQIKRLKKILSERDNTIVREKLNKLKIAAEKNENLMPYILDCVKVYATVGEITTELKKVYGEYKEHKII; from the coding sequence ATGTTGTACAAGACCAATGATATAAAAGATTTTGATTATGAACAGGACCTTGGTAATCCCGGTGAATATCCATTTACCCGCGGCATTTATCCCACAATGTATGCGGGTAGACTCTGGACTATGCGCCAGTATGCAGGTTTCGGAACAGCTGAAGAATCAAATAAGCGCTATCATTTTTTATTAAAACAAGGGCAGACTGGGCTTTCGGTAGCATTTGATTTGCCTACTCAGATGGGGTATGATTCTACCGACCCAATGGCCGAAGGTGAAGTTGGTAAGACCGGTGTTGCGATTGATACCCTTGCGGATATGGAGATTTTATTTAAAGGTATTCCCCTTGGTAAGGTGAGTACCTCAATGACGATAAATGCAACGGCTCCAATTATTCTTTGTATGTACATCGCAGTAGCAGAAAAACAGAATGTATCACCCGCAGTCCTTGAAGGTACAGTTCAAAATGATATTCTAAAGGAATATATTGCACGGGGGACTTATATCTTTCCACCCGAACCATCAATGAAATTGACGATAGATTTAATTGAATATTGCAGTAAAAATTTGCCCAAATGGAATACAATTTCAATCTCTGGTTATCATATTCGCGAAGCGGGCTCTACTGCGGTGCAGGAGATCGCCTTTACATTTTCTAACGGCATTGCCTATGTCAATGCTGCTATTAAAAGGGGATTGGAAATAGATTCATTTGCCCCACGGCTTTCGTTTTTCTTTAATTGCCACAATAATTTTCTTGAAGAAGTTGCAAAGTTTCGTGCGGCACGCAGGCTTTGGGCAAGAATAATGAAAGAAAGGTTTGGAGCTAAAAATCCGAAATCCTGGATGTTGCGTTTTCATACCCAGACCGGTGGTTCAACCCTGACTGCCCAAGAACCTTTAAACAATGCGATAAGGGTGGCCTATCAGGCGTTGGCGGCAGTATTTGGTGGCACTCAATCATTACATACCAATTCTTATGATGAAGCATTGGGACTGCCGACTGAAGAATCGGTAAAATTAGCATTGAGAACACAGCAGGTGATTGGCTATGAAACAGCAATTCCAGAAATAATTGATCCTTGGGGTGGCTCATATGCAATTGAGGCAATGACTAATAAGATTGAGAAAGAGGCGATGGAGTATATCGAAAATATAGAAAAAATGGGCAGTGCAATAAAGGCAATTGAACAAGGGTATTTTCAACGAGAGATTCATAAAAGTGCCTACGAGTATCAGAAAAAAATTGAAAAAGGTGAAATAAATATTCTTGGTGTTAATAAATTTAAAAGCGAGGAAAAGCCAAAAACAAAGATTTTGAAAGTTAAACCTGCGGTTATGCAAAAGCAGATTAAAAGACTGAAAAAAATCTTGTCTGAGCGTGATAATACAATTGTGAGAGAGAAACTAAACAAACTAAAAATCGCGGCAGAAAAAAATGAAAATTTAATGCCTTATATTCTGGATTGTGTAAAGGTTTATGCCACAGTTGGCGAAATTACTACTGAGTTGAAAAAAGTCTACGGTGAGTATAAAGAGCATAAGATTATATGA
- a CDS encoding DUF6036 family nucleotidyltransferase has protein sequence MSYLPPFFTIIRRLTEENVKFVVVGGVAAIIHGVPRATFDLDVVIEFSKINVKRFNKILDEFNLRPTVPINPLELANPRKRTEWIKKKNAKVINFKDPKGNYALDVLLIYNYSRIRKIEIEIEEIKFYVVDKNTLVKMKREANRDVDIRDIKNLETL, from the coding sequence TTGAGCTATCTCCCGCCATTTTTTACCATAATCAGAAGACTGACTGAAGAAAATGTTAAATTTGTAGTAGTAGGAGGTGTTGCCGCAATTATTCATGGTGTCCCAAGAGCAACATTTGATTTAGATGTGGTAATAGAATTTTCAAAGATAAATGTTAAGAGATTCAATAAAATTCTTGATGAATTTAATCTTAGACCAACTGTGCCTATCAATCCGCTTGAATTAGCAAATCCACGAAAAAGAACAGAATGGATAAAGAAAAAAAATGCAAAGGTTATCAACTTTAAGGACCCGAAGGGAAATTATGCACTTGATGTATTACTAATCTATAATTATTCCCGAATTAGAAAAATCGAAATTGAGATTGAAGAAATAAAGTTTTATGTGGTTGACAAAAACACACTCGTAAAAATGAAGAGAGAAGCGAATCGGGATGTTGATATCAGAGACATAAAAAATTTGGAGACACTATGA
- a CDS encoding alanine dehydrogenase, whose amino-acid sequence MNFGIPKELPPFKEIPEYRVGFSPRAVKELLLYGAKVYVESGAGEGAGFTDEEYVNAGAEIVFSKEEAYRRADIVLKVRRPQQEEYSLIKDGQIIMGFIHLVTATKEFIQVIQEKKITLVGYEIIQREDGRLPIVIPMSEMAGKLSVQIAGRLLEAPSGGRGVLLGGLPGIPPAEVVILGCGTLGSNAARSFASLGANVYIVDILRDKLDNLACHTEGSRITTMFSTKYNIEKLVRFADVVIGAVLVPGKRTPVLVTADMVKTMKKGSVIVDFDIDQGGSIETAKITPTGRFVYSVDGVVHFCMPNATTVVPRTATHAISSAIFPYIRVIAELGFDRALREIPELSRGIYAEKGEIRKEYLS is encoded by the coding sequence ATGAACTTTGGCATTCCAAAGGAATTACCGCCATTTAAGGAAATCCCTGAATATCGTGTAGGATTTTCACCAAGGGCGGTGAAAGAATTGCTCCTGTATGGAGCAAAGGTTTATGTTGAATCAGGCGCGGGTGAAGGAGCTGGTTTTACTGATGAAGAATATGTGAATGCCGGTGCAGAAATAGTTTTTTCTAAGGAAGAAGCATACCGCAGGGCTGATATTGTATTGAAAGTCCGTCGTCCACAACAGGAAGAGTACTCGCTCATCAAAGATGGACAAATCATTATGGGATTTATTCATCTCGTTACAGCAACAAAGGAATTCATACAGGTGATACAGGAAAAAAAGATAACACTCGTAGGCTATGAAATAATACAGAGAGAAGATGGCCGACTACCGATAGTAATACCGATGAGCGAAATGGCAGGAAAACTCTCAGTTCAGATTGCAGGGAGATTGCTTGAGGCACCGAGTGGTGGCAGAGGTGTGCTTCTTGGCGGATTGCCAGGAATCCCCCCTGCCGAAGTTGTAATACTCGGTTGTGGAACATTGGGTTCAAATGCTGCAAGGAGTTTTGCTTCTTTAGGTGCTAATGTTTATATTGTTGATATCCTGCGTGATAAACTTGATAATCTTGCCTGCCATACTGAAGGAAGCAGGATTACCACTATGTTTTCCACAAAATACAACATTGAAAAGCTTGTTAGATTTGCTGATGTGGTTATTGGTGCAGTGCTGGTTCCTGGAAAGAGGACACCGGTATTAGTCACTGCCGATATGGTAAAAACTATGAAAAAGGGTTCAGTGATTGTTGATTTTGATATTGATCAGGGCGGGTCAATTGAAACAGCAAAGATAACTCCCACCGGCAGATTTGTTTATTCGGTCGATGGTGTTGTTCATTTCTGTATGCCTAATGCTACGACGGTGGTCCCACGAACCGCGACCCATGCAATTTCCTCTGCTATTTTTCCTTACATTCGCGTTATTGCTGAATTGGGTTTTGATAGGGCATTAAGAGAGATCCCTGAACTTTCCAGAGGTATCTATGCCGAAAAAGGCGAAATTAGAAAGGAGTATCTGTCATGA
- a CDS encoding biotin/lipoyl-containing protein: MQQSEIPMAYFIRIEDKEYIGNISRVGASFNILLDGKNIFAEVADIDKDKLTLIIENKPYQVFLDGESQLTINGETYSFEVIDEQVAKILKSAPDVGHKKEITVTAPMPGLVIDVEVNEGDIVKKGQGLLIIEAMKMQNEFRAPRDGVVKKILVQKGQTVNSKDGLIVIE, translated from the coding sequence TTGCAACAAAGTGAAATCCCAATGGCATATTTCATAAGAATAGAAGATAAAGAGTATATTGGGAACATAAGCAGGGTTGGTGCTTCATTTAATATCCTGCTTGATGGCAAAAATATATTTGCAGAAGTTGCAGATATAGATAAGGATAAATTGACATTAATAATTGAAAACAAACCTTACCAGGTATTTCTCGATGGGGAAAGTCAGTTGACGATAAATGGTGAAACATACTCGTTTGAAGTAATTGATGAGCAGGTTGCTAAAATATTAAAATCTGCCCCAGATGTTGGACATAAGAAAGAGATAACAGTGACTGCACCAATGCCTGGATTGGTTATTGATGTTGAGGTAAATGAAGGTGATATTGTGAAAAAAGGTCAGGGTTTGCTTATTATTGAGGCCATGAAGATGCAAAATGAGTTCAGGGCACCAAGGGACGGGGTAGTGAAGAAAATATTGGTTCAGAAAGGTCAGACGGTGAATAGCAAAGATGGCCTGATAGTGATAGAATGA
- a CDS encoding carbon starvation protein A → MNSLFLGFGAIILFLIAYNLYGRILERLFNVSPENKTPAHYKYDGVDYVPAKNWLVLFGHHFSSIAGAGPILGPVIACAVWGWGPAILWIVIGSIFVGGVHDFSSLMLSLRNDGRSIGDTTETTLGVRAKIIFSLFVWLSLILVIAVFAASAAKTLETTPEIVIPTFGIIPTAILVGLMLYHWRVNTILSTIIGVGMLFGLILLGWYVPIKWTYYGWLFTLLLVYAYTASILPVNIILQPRDYLSFFVLFFGLIVGYLGVIITHPNVNTPSFVSFSGKEGYLFPMMFVTIACGAISGFHSLVASGTTSKQLNNERDAKRIGYGAMLTEGILSTLAIIAVCAGLYWYGGKEGFVYPELIKGGNWIGAFGKGYGQITKPILGALGMFIGITMLKTFIVTTLDTATRITRYIGTELFGERLGIGFMKNMYINSAIVIGLATYLAIGPWQNIWPVFGASNQLVAALALLVVTTWLLSKKKNSLYTLIPAIFMLLVTITALILQAVKFFFTQKIMLGIISIILLVLAGFMIEETLRSTIKLKRS, encoded by the coding sequence ATGAATTCCCTATTCCTTGGTTTCGGCGCAATTATACTTTTTCTGATTGCCTATAATTTATATGGTAGGATACTTGAGCGATTATTCAATGTTAGTCCTGAGAATAAAACACCTGCCCATTATAAGTATGACGGTGTGGATTATGTGCCAGCAAAAAACTGGCTTGTCTTATTCGGACATCATTTTTCATCCATTGCTGGTGCAGGTCCGATTTTAGGACCTGTTATTGCCTGCGCGGTCTGGGGTTGGGGACCTGCAATTCTATGGATTGTTATAGGGTCAATATTTGTTGGCGGTGTCCATGATTTTTCAAGTTTGATGCTCTCCTTGCGCAATGATGGACGGTCGATTGGCGATACTACAGAAACCACCCTCGGTGTCAGGGCAAAGATAATATTTTCTTTGTTTGTCTGGCTTTCTCTGATTCTTGTTATTGCAGTATTTGCTGCCTCTGCGGCGAAGACTCTTGAAACAACACCTGAAATTGTCATTCCAACTTTTGGTATTATCCCGACTGCAATTCTCGTCGGTCTAATGCTTTATCATTGGCGTGTTAATACAATATTATCAACAATAATTGGTGTAGGAATGCTATTTGGTTTAATTTTACTCGGTTGGTATGTACCAATAAAATGGACATATTATGGGTGGCTTTTTACTCTTTTGCTTGTCTATGCATATACCGCCTCAATATTGCCAGTAAATATTATTCTGCAGCCCAGGGATTATCTTTCTTTCTTCGTTTTATTTTTCGGTTTAATTGTGGGATATCTTGGTGTTATAATCACCCACCCTAATGTAAATACACCTTCTTTCGTGAGTTTTTCTGGAAAAGAGGGCTATTTATTTCCAATGATGTTTGTTACTATTGCGTGTGGTGCAATTTCTGGATTTCATTCCCTTGTTGCAAGTGGAACTACATCTAAGCAATTAAATAATGAAAGGGATGCGAAAAGAATTGGTTATGGTGCAATGTTAACTGAAGGTATTTTGAGCACGCTCGCAATAATTGCGGTTTGTGCTGGATTGTACTGGTATGGTGGTAAGGAAGGTTTTGTTTATCCCGAGCTGATAAAAGGCGGTAATTGGATAGGTGCATTTGGTAAAGGCTACGGTCAAATAACAAAACCCATACTTGGTGCCCTTGGAATGTTCATTGGTATTACAATGCTTAAAACTTTTATTGTAACAACTCTTGATACTGCGACGAGGATAACCCGTTATATTGGAACCGAATTGTTTGGAGAAAGATTAGGTATCGGTTTTATGAAGAATATGTATATAAATAGTGCAATTGTGATTGGACTTGCGACCTATCTTGCAATTGGACCCTGGCAGAATATTTGGCCTGTCTTCGGTGCATCCAATCAACTTGTTGCTGCATTAGCGTTGCTTGTTGTGACTACCTGGCTTTTGTCCAAGAAAAAAAATAGTCTATACACGCTTATTCCGGCAATATTTATGCTTCTTGTTACTATTACTGCGCTAATCCTTCAGGCAGTGAAATTTTTTTTCACTCAGAAAATTATGCTTGGGATAATCTCAATTATCTTACTTGTGCTTGCCGGTTTTATGATTGAGGAGACTTTGAGGAGCACAATTAAATTAAAAAGATCATGA
- a CDS encoding aminotransferase class I/II-fold pyridoxal phosphate-dependent enzyme, giving the protein MHIETNIVHGGVHHDEKTGAHVPPIYMTSTFVFKDADQGARLFKGEEEGYIYTRLGNPTIDLLAKKMALLESAEAGLAFASGMAAVFATVLTCCKTGEHMIVDKVIYGGTYGLCQSVLPRLGITTTFVDANDLNQIRAAIRPATKLILVESPANPTLKINDISAIAEIAHDNNILLCVDNTFATPYLQRPIELGADIVLHSATKYLGGHGDLIGGIVVGKKEFIKTMADEIAKDVGGCISPINAYLILRGLKTLAVRMERHSANAMALARFLKKHPKVEKVYYPGLEDHPGYGIARKQMRYFGGMLGFDLKGGKEAGKVVMNSVKVCTLAVSLGDTDTLIEHPASMTHSTYTEEELIKAGINPGFVRMSVGIENVEDLIDDIEQALSKI; this is encoded by the coding sequence ATGCACATAGAAACCAATATTGTTCATGGTGGCGTTCATCACGATGAAAAGACTGGTGCCCATGTACCACCGATTTATATGACTTCAACCTTCGTCTTTAAAGATGCAGACCAAGGTGCACGATTATTTAAAGGGGAAGAAGAGGGATATATTTACACCCGTCTTGGCAATCCGACAATTGATTTACTCGCCAAAAAGATGGCACTTTTAGAATCCGCTGAAGCCGGGCTCGCCTTTGCCTCAGGAATGGCGGCTGTTTTTGCAACGGTATTGACCTGTTGCAAAACTGGTGAACATATGATTGTGGACAAAGTAATATATGGTGGTACATATGGTCTCTGTCAAAGTGTTCTTCCGCGCCTTGGTATAACAACTACTTTTGTTGATGCAAATGATTTAAATCAGATAAGAGCAGCCATAAGACCAGCCACAAAATTAATTCTTGTTGAGTCGCCTGCGAATCCTACATTAAAAATAAATGATATCAGTGCCATTGCTGAAATTGCTCACGATAACAATATTCTCCTCTGTGTAGATAATACTTTTGCCACCCCTTATCTACAAAGACCCATTGAGCTTGGTGCTGATATTGTTTTACACTCTGCAACTAAATATCTTGGTGGTCATGGAGACCTGATCGGTGGGATAGTTGTGGGTAAAAAAGAATTCATTAAAACAATGGCGGATGAAATTGCAAAGGATGTCGGAGGTTGTATTTCACCAATCAATGCCTACCTGATACTCCGTGGTTTGAAGACACTTGCGGTAAGAATGGAAAGGCATAGTGCAAATGCGATGGCACTGGCGAGATTTTTGAAAAAGCATCCTAAGGTTGAAAAGGTTTATTATCCTGGTCTTGAAGACCACCCCGGATATGGAATTGCCAGAAAACAGATGCGATATTTTGGTGGAATGCTGGGTTTTGATTTAAAAGGCGGCAAAGAAGCCGGGAAGGTAGTTATGAATTCGGTTAAAGTATGTACCCTTGCAGTGAGCCTTGGTGATACTGATACTTTAATAGAGCATCCTGCATCAATGACCCATTCAACTTATACTGAAGAAGAATTAATAAAAGCAGGGATAAATCCAGGATTTGTCAGAATGTCCGTGGGCATAGAAAATGTTGAAGATCTAATTGACGATATAGAACAGGCATTATCTAAGATCTGA
- a CDS encoding FAD-dependent oxidoreductase → MNVYETIVVGGGIAGLTSAVYLARAGQKVLLIEKNNECGGLVSSFNRDGFYFDAGVRALEDAGIIRPMLKELGINLEFVKSPVSVGVEDIILHIENESSIEDYRNMLKKLYPESGEDIDRIIIEIKKIMKDMEVLYGIENPVFKDLKHDLSFVFREIIPWFPKFLFTIKKINRMNMPVEIYLKNITKNQSLIDIIAQHFFKNTPAFFALSYFSLYLDYIYPKGGVGKLSEGILKKLIEYGGEIKTATKIVDVIADKHLLRDHNGNTYKYRNLIWAADLKILYRNVKIGKFPLRIQRRIEDRKRLLLNNRGGDSVFTLFLEIDEPLESFKKIAHGHFFYTPSKKCLGDIHRKELYDLLKNSGKIEKEKILSWLDRFIKFNTYEISIPGLKDPELVPKGKTGLIISFLAEYDLFKKVHEAGWYEEFKIEIENRTLNIISNSVYPMLNGKVISRFSFTPLSIQNRVGSSEGAITGWAFQEEMPVINKIQSSARAVLTPIPSVFQAGQWVYSPAGVPMSILTGKLAANQVLKKKNKA, encoded by the coding sequence ATGAATGTTTACGAAACAATAGTTGTAGGTGGAGGCATTGCGGGTTTGACATCTGCGGTTTATCTTGCCCGTGCAGGACAGAAAGTTTTGCTTATTGAAAAAAATAATGAGTGCGGAGGGCTTGTCAGTTCTTTTAACAGGGATGGTTTCTATTTTGATGCTGGGGTAAGAGCCCTTGAAGACGCAGGTATTATCAGACCGATGTTGAAGGAATTGGGTATCAACCTTGAATTTGTAAAAAGCCCGGTTTCTGTGGGTGTAGAGGATATTATTTTACACATTGAAAATGAAAGTAGTATTGAAGATTACAGGAATATGTTGAAAAAATTATATCCCGAAAGTGGGGAAGATATTGATCGTATAATAATTGAAATAAAAAAGATAATGAAAGATATGGAAGTCTTGTACGGTATAGAAAATCCCGTATTTAAGGATTTAAAACATGATCTATCATTTGTCTTTAGAGAAATTATACCCTGGTTTCCGAAATTCCTTTTTACAATTAAGAAGATTAACCGTATGAATATGCCAGTAGAAATATATTTGAAAAATATCACTAAAAATCAGTCATTGATTGATATTATTGCTCAGCATTTTTTCAAAAATACGCCTGCTTTTTTTGCACTCAGTTATTTTTCTTTATATCTTGATTATATATATCCAAAAGGTGGGGTGGGTAAATTATCCGAAGGAATACTGAAAAAATTAATAGAATATGGTGGAGAAATAAAAACCGCTACAAAAATTGTTGATGTAATTGCTGATAAACATCTCTTAAGAGATCATAATGGCAATACATATAAATATAGAAATTTAATCTGGGCTGCTGATTTGAAGATATTATATCGGAATGTTAAAATTGGGAAATTCCCTTTAAGGATTCAGAGGAGAATTGAAGATAGGAAAAGGCTCTTATTGAATAACAGGGGTGGAGATTCTGTTTTTACTCTTTTTTTAGAGATAGATGAGCCGCTTGAAAGTTTTAAGAAGATTGCTCATGGACATTTCTTTTATACGCCTTCAAAAAAGTGCTTGGGTGATATCCATAGGAAAGAACTTTATGATTTATTAAAAAATTCTGGAAAAATTGAGAAAGAGAAGATTCTGTCCTGGCTGGATAGGTTTATAAAGTTTAATACTTATGAAATATCTATTCCAGGTCTTAAAGATCCTGAATTGGTTCCCAAAGGAAAGACTGGATTAATTATCAGTTTCCTTGCGGAATATGATTTGTTTAAAAAAGTACATGAAGCGGGTTGGTACGAAGAGTTTAAAATAGAGATAGAAAATCGCACTTTGAATATCATATCAAATTCTGTATATCCAATGCTGAACGGAAAAGTGATTAGTCGTTTTTCTTTTACACCATTGAGCATTCAAAACAGAGTAGGCAGTTCTGAAGGGGCAATAACAGGCTGGGCTTTTCAAGAAGAGATGCCGGTTATAAATAAGATACAGTCTTCAGCCCGTGCAGTTTTAACACCGATACCATCTGTTTTTCAGGCGGGGCAATGGGTCTATAGTCCTGCAGGTGTCCCCATGTCTATCCTTACCGGTAAATTGGCAGCCAATCAAGTATTGAAAAAGAAAAATAAAGCCTAA
- a CDS encoding four helix bundle protein, whose translation MKEKIKSIDDFVVYQKTVQLFNDFVNEDLLILLRTVVGRELAKNQVRSLDSMCANIEEGFERKTGKELRYFFIISRGSAGESRGGYLRCKKFLPLSTIEKRVKLLNEILAMLNSLISKLRG comes from the coding sequence ATGAAAGAAAAAATTAAATCTATAGACGATTTTGTGGTTTATCAGAAGACGGTTCAATTGTTTAATGATTTCGTAAATGAAGATTTGCTGATTTTGCTTAGAACAGTGGTAGGTAGAGAATTAGCTAAAAATCAAGTGCGCAGTTTAGATTCAATGTGTGCTAATATAGAAGAGGGTTTTGAAAGAAAAACAGGAAAGGAATTAAGATATTTTTTTATAATTTCACGTGGCTCAGCGGGTGAAAGTAGAGGTGGATATTTACGTTGTAAAAAATTTCTTCCTTTGAGTACCATTGAAAAAAGAGTTAAACTACTGAACGAAATATTGGCTATGCTAAATTCCTTAATAAGTAAATTGAGAGGTTAA